Part of the Salinimonas iocasae genome, CCGGTAAATCCACACTGGGCTATGTACTATCGGGTCGCGACGGCTATGAAGTCAGCGAAGGTAGTGTAGAACTTGAAGGCGCTGACCTGCTGGATATGGAAGTAGAAGAGCGCGCCCAGGCGGGTCTTTTTCTGGCATTCCAGTATCCGGTAGAGATTCCTGGCGTGAGCAATATGGAGTTCATGAAAGAGTCGGTCAATGCTATTCGCGAGCAGCAGGGCAAAGAATCGCTGACTGCAGCGGAATTTTTGAAAAAGGCAAAGGCAGCGTGTAAGCAGGTTCAGCTTCCTCTGGACTTTCTTAAGCGTGGTGTGAACGAAGGCTTCTCAGGCGGTGAGAAAAAGCGCAACGAAATCATGCAAATGATTTTGCTTGAGCCGAAGCTTGCCATTCTCGATGAGTCCGATTCTGGTCTGGACGTTGACGCGTTACAGGTCGTTGCCGATGGCGTTAATAGTCAGCGCGATGGTGAGCGTAGCTTTATTGTTGTTACCCACTACCAGCGCTTACTTGATTACATCAAGCCTGATTTTGTTCACATTTTGGCGGACGGCAAAATTGTTAAAAGTGGTGATGCATCTCTCGCCCACGAAGTTGAGAAGTCGGGATATGCATTCCTGGGTAAAAAATACGAGGAGGCAGAAGCATGAGTCAATGGCTAAACGAAGTCATTGAGAGCGCGTCTGCAACATCGGATTTTCTCGCTCCGGTTCGTAAGCAGTCGTTAAGTTCTCTGGAACAAATAGGCTGGCCGGGCCGCCGTAATGAAGCATGGCGGTTCACGCCGTTATCGTCTTTAGAAAAACGCTCTGTAAAGACAGCCAGTGATGTGACCGCGCAGCAAGCGCCGAGCATCGAAGGGCTGGATGCCGTTGAGCTGGTATTTGTTGATGGCAAATTGACGGCTGATACAAGTGAGCTGGCATTGCCACAGGGTGTTACTGTGGCTGCTTTTGACCAACTTGATGCAGAACAACAAGACGTGGTTAAAAGCCTGTATGGTCAGGTAAAGCCTGAGCGTCATGTTTTTGGCCTGGTTAATGATGTTGCTACGGAGCAGGGGATCTTTATAGATGTTGCCCCTGGCGTCACACTGGAAAAAATTATTCGGGTGACCAACCTGGTAACGCAGGATGTAGATGCCCATACCCGGATTGTTGTGCGCATCGGTGAAGGGGCTTCAGCGCGAATCTTCGAACATGCTGAAGGACAGGCTAGCAGTATGTCTACAGCATTTGCTGAATACGCCATCGGTGACAATGCGCATTTAGAGCATTATCGTTTCGCCATGATGACCGGCGAGGCCAAACAAGTGGGCGGTTCACATTTTAAGCTGGGCAATGCATCTACGCTCAATAGCACAGTAGTGGGCTATGGCAGCGAGCTATCACGCCTGGATGTGGATATTATCCACGCTGGCGAGCATGCTAATGCAAAAATGAATGCCGTTTATCTGCTTGCTGAAGGAGAGTTGTTCGATCTTCATTCGAATATTGAGCATGCCGTACCTAACGGGGTTACCGAAGAAAATGCACGAGGCATTATCGGTGATCGCGCACGCGCAGTATTTAATGGCCGGATTCATATTCATCGTGACGCACAAAATACGCTGGCCGAATTGAATAATCGGAACCTGTTGCTGTCGCGCCGGGGAATAATTAATACCAAGCCTGAGCTTGAGATCTACGCGGACGATGTGAAGTGTGCCCACGGTGCCACGGTCGCCGAAATAGATGATGAAGCACTGTTTTACTTGCTGACGCGCGGTGTTGAGCGCAGTAAGGCATTGGTCATGCTTAACTTTGGATTTATCCAGGAGTTGGTTAATCAGATGCCTGATGCAGCAATTCGTGAGTGGCTGTTGCCAAAGCTTAGCGAGCGTTTTGCGCATATGGAGGTCAAATGAGTTTTGACGTAGCGTCGCTGCGCAAACAATTTCCGATCCTCCAGCGCGAGGTTGATGGAAAGCCGTTGGTTTATCTTGATAATGCGGCAACAACCCAGAAGCCTCATGCAGTGCTTGATGCCATTATGGACTATTACACGACCTGTAATGCCAACGTACACCGCGGTGCGCATCAGCTTTCTGATGAAGCGACGCGTCGTTACGAAAATGCGCGGGATGCGGTAGCACGGTTCGTTAATGCATCCGCGCGTGAAGAGATTATCTGGACCAGTGGTACCACAGAAGGTATTAACCTGGTGGCTAATGGTCTGGCACAGTTGTTACAGGCTAGCGATGAAGTGCTCGTCACTGAAATGGAGCATCACGCTAACCTGGTTACCTGGCAACAAGCCTGCCAGCGTGCCGGTGCAACTCTAAAAGTAGCGCCGATTCACGACACTGGTGAGCTGGATGTTGATGCGTTTCGCTCGTTGCTTAGTCC contains:
- the sufD gene encoding Fe-S cluster assembly protein SufD — translated: MSQWLNEVIESASATSDFLAPVRKQSLSSLEQIGWPGRRNEAWRFTPLSSLEKRSVKTASDVTAQQAPSIEGLDAVELVFVDGKLTADTSELALPQGVTVAAFDQLDAEQQDVVKSLYGQVKPERHVFGLVNDVATEQGIFIDVAPGVTLEKIIRVTNLVTQDVDAHTRIVVRIGEGASARIFEHAEGQASSMSTAFAEYAIGDNAHLEHYRFAMMTGEAKQVGGSHFKLGNASTLNSTVVGYGSELSRLDVDIIHAGEHANAKMNAVYLLAEGELFDLHSNIEHAVPNGVTEENARGIIGDRARAVFNGRIHIHRDAQNTLAELNNRNLLLSRRGIINTKPELEIYADDVKCAHGATVAEIDDEALFYLLTRGVERSKALVMLNFGFIQELVNQMPDAAIREWLLPKLSERFAHMEVK
- the sufC gene encoding Fe-S cluster assembly ATPase SufC, giving the protein MLKINNLHASVEDKTIIQGLDLEVKPGEVHAIMGPNGAGKSTLGYVLSGRDGYEVSEGSVELEGADLLDMEVEERAQAGLFLAFQYPVEIPGVSNMEFMKESVNAIREQQGKESLTAAEFLKKAKAACKQVQLPLDFLKRGVNEGFSGGEKKRNEIMQMILLEPKLAILDESDSGLDVDALQVVADGVNSQRDGERSFIVVTHYQRLLDYIKPDFVHILADGKIVKSGDASLAHEVEKSGYAFLGKKYEEAEA